The proteins below are encoded in one region of Amycolatopsis acidiphila:
- a CDS encoding SAM-dependent methyltransferase, with protein sequence MRDWDIVSGVGITALAVAAARAVESSRAEPLVEDPYAAAFVRAAQAPMPLPTRAGELPREDALWERMSLFLGLRSRFFDEYLAEASTAGVRQVVILAAGLDSRAFRLDWPDETTLFEVDQPRVLEFKDEVLAEQGAQPRCERRTVAVDLRDDWANALLDKGFDPEQPTAWLVEGLLPYLARDAATRLLDTVHSLSALESTVAIEYVHDPKAALEDPAVENMLKEFGFDFAALLPDDPHGDPAEQLAELGWAVGDVSGADLAERYGRQLTDNVTSMFGANGRYLTGRLG encoded by the coding sequence ATGCGGGACTGGGACATCGTGTCGGGAGTCGGGATCACGGCGCTCGCCGTCGCGGCTGCTCGCGCGGTCGAGAGCAGCCGGGCCGAGCCGCTGGTCGAAGATCCGTACGCGGCGGCCTTCGTCCGGGCCGCGCAGGCGCCGATGCCACTGCCCACGCGCGCCGGCGAGCTGCCGCGCGAGGACGCCCTGTGGGAGCGGATGTCGCTGTTCCTGGGGCTGCGGTCGAGGTTCTTCGACGAGTACCTCGCGGAAGCGTCGACGGCAGGCGTGCGCCAGGTGGTCATCCTGGCGGCCGGGCTGGACAGCCGTGCCTTCCGGCTGGACTGGCCGGACGAGACGACGCTGTTCGAGGTGGACCAGCCGCGGGTGCTGGAGTTCAAGGACGAGGTGCTGGCCGAGCAGGGCGCACAGCCTCGGTGCGAGCGCCGGACGGTGGCCGTGGACCTACGCGACGACTGGGCGAACGCCTTGTTGGACAAGGGGTTCGACCCGGAGCAGCCCACCGCGTGGCTCGTCGAGGGCCTGCTGCCGTATCTGGCGCGGGACGCCGCGACGCGGTTGCTGGACACGGTCCATTCGCTGTCGGCGCTGGAGAGCACGGTGGCGATCGAGTACGTCCACGATCCGAAGGCGGCGCTGGAGGACCCGGCGGTGGAGAACATGCTGAAGGAGTTCGGCTTCGACTTCGCGGCCCTGCTGCCCGACGACCCGCACGGGGACCCGGCCGAACAGCTGGCCGAGCTGGGCTGGGCGGTCGGCGATGTCTCGGGCGCGGACCTGGCCGAACGCTACGGCAGGCAGCTGACGGACAACGTGACGTCGATGTTCGGGGCGAACGGCCGGTACCTGACCGGGCGGCTTGGGTAG
- a CDS encoding MFS transporter, with product MRHVQSYRRVLALPRVPATMLLMFLTRLPMTAMGLTLTLHVVTDLGRGYGAAGLVGTAATLGSALGAPLVGRLIDRHGLRPVVATCGTASTAYWVSAPHLSYVALVAVALPAGMLAVPASSISRQVLTALVPVALRRSAYSLDTISLESSFMIGPAAGIAVATQVSASVALTGIGVCFALTTVALCWFNPPIRRLDEVVTGSRPPLRDWLGRRLVATLFVGGGALFCLAGTELATLAALRVTGEVGWTGVVIAVMCVASAAGGIIHGAVRRSLSQPTLMLLLTLLVIPVGLFGQSWWLLAIALVPMNVACAPTLAATAEEVSALAPARVRGEAMGLLDSATRLGMATGSPAVGFAIDHSSPGLGFVAAGLGGLVVAAVGLGLRLRVRLPKPVNA from the coding sequence TGACGGCGATGGGCCTCACGCTGACCCTGCACGTCGTCACCGACCTCGGCCGCGGCTACGGCGCGGCCGGTCTCGTCGGCACCGCGGCGACGCTCGGCAGTGCGCTCGGCGCGCCCCTGGTCGGCAGGCTGATCGATCGCCACGGCCTGCGCCCGGTCGTCGCCACCTGCGGCACCGCGTCCACGGCGTACTGGGTCAGCGCGCCGCATCTGTCGTACGTGGCGCTGGTCGCGGTCGCGCTGCCCGCGGGCATGCTGGCGGTCCCGGCGAGCTCGATCTCCCGGCAGGTGCTGACCGCGCTCGTCCCGGTCGCGCTGCGGCGCTCGGCGTACTCGCTGGACACGATCTCGCTCGAATCGTCGTTCATGATCGGCCCGGCCGCCGGGATCGCGGTCGCCACCCAGGTGTCCGCGTCGGTCGCGCTCACCGGCATCGGCGTCTGCTTCGCGCTCACGACCGTCGCGCTGTGCTGGTTCAACCCGCCGATCCGGCGGCTGGACGAGGTGGTGACGGGCAGCAGGCCGCCACTGCGCGACTGGCTCGGCCGGCGCCTGGTCGCGACCCTGTTCGTCGGCGGCGGCGCCCTGTTCTGCCTGGCCGGCACCGAACTCGCGACGCTCGCCGCGCTGCGGGTGACCGGCGAAGTCGGCTGGACGGGCGTGGTGATCGCGGTGATGTGCGTGGCCTCGGCGGCCGGCGGGATCATCCACGGCGCGGTCCGGCGGTCGCTTTCGCAGCCGACGCTGATGCTGCTGCTGACCCTGCTGGTGATCCCGGTGGGCCTGTTCGGGCAGTCGTGGTGGTTGCTGGCGATCGCGCTCGTGCCGATGAACGTGGCGTGCGCGCCCACGCTCGCGGCCACGGCCGAGGAGGTCAGCGCGCTGGCGCCGGCGCGGGTCCGCGGCGAGGCGATGGGCCTGCTGGACTCGGCGACCCGGCTGGGGATGGCCACCGGCAGCCCGGCGGTCGGTTTCGCGATCGACCACTCCTCGCCGGGACTGGGGTTCGTGGCCGCCGGGCTCGGTGGCCTGGTGGTCGCCGCGGTCGGGCTCGGCCTGCGGCTGAGGGTGCGCCTGCCGAAACCGGTGAACGCCTGA